The Streptomyces sp. NBC_01353 genome contains a region encoding:
- a CDS encoding maleylpyruvate isomerase family mycothiol-dependent enzyme: MGIRDDIASERRELAALLGTLTDAQWDTPSLCAGWRVREVAAHMTMAMRHSVPRIAAELVRSRGSLDRMADRLARHDTAALAAEELAASLRDNADHPWKPPVGGHAMALAHDVIHGLDITVALGLDRRVPEDRLRTVLARITRRGARFFGADLGGIALRADDLDWSFGSGTPVTGNAQDLLLLAFGRRLPGGRLHGAEAERFVST, from the coding sequence ATGGGAATCAGAGACGACATCGCCTCCGAACGCCGCGAGCTCGCCGCCCTCCTCGGCACTCTCACCGACGCGCAGTGGGACACGCCCAGTCTCTGCGCGGGCTGGCGGGTACGGGAAGTGGCCGCCCACATGACCATGGCCATGCGCCACTCCGTCCCGCGCATCGCCGCCGAGCTCGTCAGGAGCCGCGGCAGCCTCGACCGCATGGCCGACCGTCTCGCGCGCCACGACACCGCCGCCCTGGCGGCGGAAGAGCTGGCCGCTTCCCTGCGCGACAACGCCGACCACCCCTGGAAGCCGCCGGTCGGCGGTCACGCGATGGCGCTCGCCCACGACGTGATCCACGGCCTCGACATCACCGTCGCCCTCGGCCTGGACCGACGCGTACCGGAGGACCGGCTGCGCACCGTCCTCGCGCGGATCACCCGCCGAGGCGCCCGCTTCTTCGGCGCCGACCTCGGAGGGATCGCCCTCCGCGCCGACGACCTCGACTGGTCCTTCGGCAGCGGTACGCCGGTGACCGGCAACGCACAGGACCTGCTGCTCCTCGCCTTCGGTCGCCGACTGCCCGGCGGCCGCCTGCATGGCGCAGAGGCGGAGCGCTTCGTCAGCACATGA
- a CDS encoding LysR family transcriptional regulator, whose protein sequence is MELRQLRYFVTVVEEANFTRAAARLHVAQPGVSAQIGQLERELGQRLLDRTARTVTPTEVGAAVLPYARAALAAVDAVRETVAEFTGLLRGRVAIGIVSGAATHAFDMAGLLADFHASHPEVEIALTEDTSERMLGALRAGELDIAMVGLAEAGPLPGLALRLVVDEPLVAAVASGDGLASEGGKLAVSALRGRRLICLPRGTGVRGVLDRLCGESGFAPHVAFEAAAPHLLAQLAARGLGVAVLPASPEETAALPGLRLRPLADSRARGRVALAWRAEGPSGPAAKALLDLLHEALPVPG, encoded by the coding sequence ATGGAACTTCGTCAGCTGCGGTACTTCGTGACGGTGGTCGAGGAGGCCAACTTCACCCGGGCCGCCGCGCGCCTCCATGTGGCGCAGCCGGGGGTCAGCGCGCAGATCGGGCAGCTGGAGCGGGAGCTGGGTCAACGGCTGCTCGACCGGACGGCGCGCACGGTCACACCGACCGAGGTGGGCGCGGCGGTGCTGCCGTACGCGCGGGCGGCGCTGGCCGCCGTCGACGCGGTACGGGAAACGGTCGCCGAGTTCACGGGGCTGTTGCGGGGGCGGGTGGCGATCGGGATCGTGTCGGGAGCCGCCACGCACGCATTCGACATGGCGGGGCTGCTGGCCGACTTCCACGCCTCGCATCCCGAGGTGGAGATCGCGCTCACCGAGGACACGTCGGAGCGGATGCTGGGCGCGCTGCGCGCCGGTGAGCTCGACATCGCGATGGTCGGTCTCGCGGAGGCGGGACCGTTGCCGGGGCTCGCGCTGCGGCTGGTGGTCGACGAGCCGCTGGTCGCCGCGGTGGCCTCGGGCGACGGGCTGGCGAGCGAGGGCGGGAAGCTGGCGGTCTCCGCGTTGCGCGGCCGGCGGCTGATCTGCCTGCCGCGTGGGACGGGGGTGCGTGGGGTCCTCGACCGGCTGTGCGGGGAGTCGGGCTTCGCCCCGCATGTGGCCTTCGAGGCGGCCGCGCCACATCTGCTGGCGCAGCTGGCGGCGCGGGGGCTGGGGGTGGCGGTTCTTCCGGCGAGTCCGGAGGAGACGGCGGCGCTCCCGGGGCTACGGCTCCGGCCACTCGCCGATTCACGCGCGCGTGGCCGCGTAGCCCTGGCCTGGCGCGCCGAGGGCCCCTCCGGCCCCGCCGCCAAGGCGCTCCTGGACCTCTTGCACGAGGCGCTCCCGGTACCGGGGTGA